The sequence TAGAATTGAAGACAAGATCATTGGGACTGTTCAACCGCCATCCATCATAATTACCGGACAAGACTTCAAAATCTGGTTTTGGAGATTCCAAGGAGGCCTTCATACGAGCCACTTGCCTATTCCCGTGCTGGCAAAGGACCAAGTTTCCATTTTTATCAAGAGCCAAACCATTTGACCCGCGCTCTCTACTATCTGTCTCTTTACCCGTAAAGCCTGAATGTTCAAGATAAACCTGGACCCCCTCTTCTTCAGACCATTTAAGGATACGGTTTTCTTTGACATCAGAACAAAGCACCCATTCCTTTTCTGGAATCCACAAAGGGCCTTCGGCCCAGACCAGACCTTCACCCAATACTTCTATAATTGCATTTTTAGGGATAATTGCATCTATTTCTGACGAAATACGTTCGATCTTCCCTATGGTCTTGTATACCTTTGGAACTTTTGGTACGCTTACGATACTCGCTGTTTCCTCTGGTGTGTTTCCCGGCCTGCAAGCTGAAAAAGCTATTAGATAAAGCCCAATCAGTATTCCTTTAAGGAGTATACATTTTGCAAGGTGAACTTTATATGTTATAATGAATGCTTTCATCTATTACCAACAAGATTCATCAATGAGGTGTGCCACACAGCCAGTCCATCCGGTCTGATGAGTAGCACCCACGCCACGACCGTTATCACCATGAAAGTATTCATAGAACAATATCAGATCTTTAAAATGCTCATCACGGTACACTTCTTTATGTAGGGCATGTACGGGACGGTCGCCATTTTCATCTTTTCTGAACATGTTCACCAAACGGTTGTTCAAATCATGACTCAATTCCTTTAAGTTGAATTTTTGATCAACACCTGCCGGACACGATACTTTGAAATCATCACCATAATATTTGTGGTATTCCAGCAGTGACTGTACAAAGAGGAAGTTCATAGGCATCCAAATAGGTCCCCTCCAGTTTGAATTGCCCCCAAACAAATGCGTCGATGATTCGGCAGGATCATACTTGACATCAAATATTTGCCCTTCAAGCATGATCTGATATGGGTTTTCATGTATTTTGGACAGTGCCCTGATTCCGTAAGGGCTCAAAAATTCCTTCTCATCCAGCAGTGCCTTTAAAAGTTTTTCCATCCGTTTTTTGGGCACCAAGGACAGAAGGATATCCTCGCCTTCTTTAAATTCTTCGACAACAAGGTATTTACCGTGCTTTTTGCGGTTATTTCTAAACCATTTGACCCCTGCGTAAAAATTTTTTACTTTTTTCAATTTTTCATAAGGAAGCACCAATACGGAGTTCAACGTCATCAAACCCACCAAAGACCTGACCTTGATCGGGATGTAATTATCTCCGGGCAAGACAAGGATGTCATAGAAGAACCCATCATTTTCATCCCAACTGCCGGACCAGTTGTCCCCTATCCGGTTCAATGAGGATGCGATGTACACAAAATGTTCAAAGAACTTGGTGCACATATCTTCATACGAATCATCCTCCATCGAAATTTCAAGTGCCATCTGCAGCATGTTCAAGGAGAACATGGCCATCCATGCAGTACCGTCGGCCTGCTCTAAATGCCCTCCACCGGGAATTTGACTGCTTCTGTCAAAAACACCGATGTTATCAAGCCCTAAAAAGCCACCTTGAAATACGTTGTTGTTATTTCGGTCTTTCCGGTTCACCCACCAGGTAAAATTGAGGGACAGTTTGTTGAACACCCTTTTGAGGAATTCAATATCGCCCTTACCCGTTTTTTTCTTGTCGATTTCATAGACCTTAAAGGCCGCCCATGCATGTACCGGAGGATTCACATCAGAAAAGGCCCATTCATAAGCTGGTATTTGCCCATTGGGTGCCATGTACCATTCCCGAAGAATGAGAACCAATTGGTCTTTGGCAAATTCAGGGTCGATCATTGCCAAGGGAACGGTATGAAAAGCCAAATCCCAAACGGCATACCAGGGGTACTCCCATTTATCAGGCATTGAAATGATGTCCTCATTGTTCAGGGTCATCCAATTGTTGTTGCGCCCGTATTTCCGTTGTTGTGGGGGCTCTGGTTGCCCAGGGTCGCCATTCATCCATGTTTCCATGTCAATATTGAAATATTGCTTGGACCAAAGCATGCCCGCAAATGCCTGCCGTTGGATATTGGCGGTGTCTTTACAGGATCCCTTCTCAAATTGCCCGTAAAACTCGTCCGCTTCCCTTTGCCTAGACTCAAAAATGGCATCGTACTTATCTGTCAGCGGATTGCCTGATAATTCTTCTTTGGAAAAGCGCAGCCTAAACTCAACACTTTTTCCACTAGGTACCTTTTTTTGGTACATGGGGGCAAATTTGGTACCTTCGGTCACGGCATCTGTCAGTTCAAAATCATTGTTTACAATGGCATCGTTGAACAAATCTTTTACATAGGGCGACGCATTTTCCATACCATAGAGACGCTCATGGTTTGTTTCATTGTTCGTGAACAGCCATTTGGCAGGTTTTTCAAAATATAGATTGTACTTGCCCAACTTGGGGTGTGTCAATTCAACAGCACCGTACTTTGCGGTGTTTTTCTTCTTTTTGATATTATGCACACCTTCGGCCTGCCCAAAACTCCATAGATTCCGCAACCATAAAGTAGGGGCCACCGTAATTTCTGAGGCTTTGGGACCTCTATTGTGTATCGTAACCTTTACCAAAATGTCTTCATCATCGCCTTTTGCATACTCGGTATATACATCAAAATACCTGTTCTCATTGAAAAGACCCGTATCCAACAATTCATATTCCAGATCGTATTTTCCACGGCTTCTGTTGGTATGGGACAAATCTGCATAGGGATACTCATTCTGTGGATATTTGTACAGGTGCTTCATGTAAGAATGCGTCGGCGTACTGTCTAAATAATAATACAGCTCTTTACAATCTTCACCGTGGTTTCCCTCGGGGCCGGTCAAGCCATACATTCTTTCTTTGAGTATGGGGTCTTTTCCATTCCACAAGGTGACAGCAAAACAAACGGCACAATGCCTATCGGTAATTCCCGCGATACCGTCTTCCCCCCATCTATATACCCTACTTCGTGCGTGGTCATGGGGAAAATAATCCCATGCTTCTCCATGCTCACTATAGTCTTCACGAACCGTTCCCCACTGGCGTTCGCTCAAATAGGGTCCCCATTCCAACCACTTTTTTTTGCCCGAATAGTTTTCTTTTAATCTTAACTCTTCAGCATTATTTTTCTTTGCCATATTCTTATTTTAATTCCTTTGATACATTCTATCATTTAGAGCCGTAGTAGTTACGCTAAGGCCTTGTCAAGGTTATATGCAGCGCTTATAAGGGCCAAGTGTGTAAATGCCTGGGGATAATTCCCCAAGGCCTCTCCCGTCGCTCCCGTCTCCTCCGAATAAAGTCCCAAATGGTTCGCATAACCCAACATTTGTTCAAATAAAAGTCGCGCCTCTTCCAGCCTACCGGCCCGGGTAAGTGCCTCTACCATCCAAAACGTGCAGATGTTGAACGTTCCCTCTTCGCCCACCAAACCATCCTCGGTCAGGGAAACGTCATAGCGGAATACCAATCCGTCCGATACCAACCCTCCTTTATTGGGAGGTCGGTTCATGGCGTCAAGGGTCTTGAGCATGCGTTCATCTTTTGGCGATACAAAAAACACCAAGGGCATCATCAAATTTGCCGCATCAAGGGTATCACTGCCATAACTTTGGACAAAAGCCTGTAATTCTTCGTTCCATCCTTTCTCCATGATCTCCTCATAGATATCGTCCCTTACTTTGAGCCATTTATCACGATCGGCAGGAAAGGAGCGTTTATCCGCCAGCCGAATGGCCCGATCCAATGCCACCCAACTCATCAATTTTGAATAGACAAAATGATTCTGTCCCCCTCTTACCTCCCATATACCTTCATCTTTCCGCTGCCAATTATCCGCAACCCAGTTGACGAGTTTTCTTAAATTCTTCCAGAAATCATAGGAAATGAGCTCACCATGTTTGTTGTAGAGGTACACAGCGTCCAAGAGTTCCCCATAAATATCGAGCTGTAACTGGTCATAAGCGCCATTGCCAATTCGGACGGGTGCTGATTGGCGATAGCCTTCAAGATGATCAAGATGTTCCTCAATAAGCTGATGCCTACCATCAATACCATACATGATTTGTAAGGATCCATCAGCATTCAGCTCTTCACAACGGTCTTGTATCCACTGCATAAATTCTTTTGCTTCCTGATGAAATCCTATTCGCATAAAGGCATAGACCGTAAAGGAGGCATCCCTTATCCAAGTGTAGCGGTAGTCCCAATTTCTTTCACCCCCTATCCCTTCAGGCAGCGAACAAGTTGGTGCCGCCACAATGGCACCCGTAGGGGCATAGGTGAGCAGTTTCAGCGTAAGGGCAGATCTATGCACCATCTCACGCCATCTACCCGTATAACTGCATTGTTTGAGCCAGTCCCGCCAGAAGTGCACCGTGGTCGTAAAGTCAGTATAGATATCATCTTTTGAACGACAACTTGTACAGCTTGATCCTGATTGAATTTCAGTTATGGAGAAGTTGACCGACTCTTCCTCTTCCAACATTATCTCTGCGAAGATGGCACCTTTCTTCTCCTTCAGCGGCACTTGGGTAGAAAGTGCCAAGCTCAGATCATCAGAATGAAAAGCGGCCCCAAATTCACTTAAAACGGTTTGATGCGCTTGCCGGCCATAATCAAAGGCTGGCCTACATTCAACCCGAAGCTTCACTTTACCCCTAATAACATTAACCTTTCGCACCAAATAATTGTCATCCTTTGTAGGTAAATCATGGCCCACGGGCATGTAATCCACAATTTGAAACACCGAGTCATCAGTAAGAAATCGGGTAACGAGGACATTGGTGTCCGGCCAATAAAACTGTTTGCACTTATATTCCGTTTCAATAGGCGTAATAGTGAACCACCCCCCTTTTTTGCTGTCCAAGACTTTGGCAAATACACTGGGGGAGTCAAACCTTGGAAAACAAAACCAATCGATGGAACCGTTGTTTCCGACCAATGCAACGGTCTGCATATTTCCAACAATACCATAATTTTCTATTGGCACGTAGTTCATTCTCAATTATTTATTGGACCATTCAATATTTGCCTAAACTTTTTTAACAGATGGCATCAATTTTTTCCTAACCATTAGTTGTAAAACCTGGATAGCAGGTCATGGCACCATCAACAAAAATGGTAGTACCGTTCACATAGTCAGACTCATCAGAAGCCAACCAAGCTGCCGCTGCACCTATATCAGAGGGTTTTCCTATGCGTTTGTATGGAATCAGCTCGTTCAATTTGTTGAGTGCCTCTGGGGTCTCCCAAGCTTCTCTGTTAATTGGGGTCTGTATGGCTCCAGGCGCAATGCTATTCGCCCTCACTTTTTGGGGACCATATTCTTGGGCGATCGATTTCATCAGCATAATAATGGCACCCTTCGTGGCCGCATAGTTGGCATGACCCGCCCATGGAATGACCTCGTGCACAGAACTCATGTGAATAATCTTTCCCAATGCAGCTGATATTTCAGGTCGCATACCTCTTCTAAGAAACTCTTGTATAGCAGCCCTGGAGCATAGGAATTGTCCGGTAAGATTGACATCCAACACAAATTGCCATTCCTTCAAAGGCATTTCATGAAGAGCATAATCCCGTTGGAGCCCAGCATTTGGAACGCAAATGTCAACCGTACCAAAATGATCAATGGTCTGTTTGAACATATGCTCCACCTGATCTTCTTTGCTGACATCCGCTTTTATGGCGATGGCTTCCCCACAAATGGAGTCGTTGCTAAGTTTTTGGGCAAGCTCCTCAGCTGCCTCCGGGTTTGAGATATAGTTGATGACCACATTGGCACCATCCTTTCCCAAGGCCATTGCCACAGCTTCACCAATACCTGAATTTGCCCCGGTTACAATAGCAGTCTGACCTGCCAACCTTTCATTCGGTTTTTGATACATATATTGTTTTGATTACTAATTTTTAAATCCGGGCATTTTACCCCCTATTTTTGTTCTTATTTTATACAAACTACTGTGCGCCGCTAAATAAAGGGTCTTGCCATCATCACCCCAGGCCAAATTTGCTGGTCTTTCAGGACCAATGATCTTGCCCAATAGTTTTCCTTTTGGGGAAATGATCCAAATTCCACCAGGTGCCGAAACATAAATATTTCCCTTGAGGTCAATTTTCATTCCGTCCAGAGCTTCCGCTCCATTGGTCTGGTCCATTTCATAAAATAGCTCAATTTCCCCAAGTGACCCGTCCGCCTTCACGGGGAATCGATATAACGTTTTGGAATTCATAATATCGCGAATGTCCCAATTGCTTACATAGAGGTATTTCTCGTCTGGGGAGAAAGCAATTCCGTTAGGTCCGCCAATTTTATCGGACAACAGTTCTACCTTACCATTTTTAACACGGTAAACACCCTGATAGGGGGTTTCCTTTTTAGGGTCATCATACGCTTTTTCCAAGCCATAGGGTGGATCTGTAAAATAGAGCGTCCCATCTGATTTCAATACCAGGTCATTGGGACTGTTCAAACGTTTACCCCTATGATTATCGGCAATTACGGTTATTGGGCCTTTACGCTCATGTTTAATGATCCTACGGTTACCGTGCTGTGCGACAAACAACCTGCCATTTTGATCTAGTGTCAGGCCATTGGAACCGGGCTGGTGTATTTTCCCTATATCGGTACCTGTATAACCTGATTTGGTAATATAGACCTCAACATTTTTTGTCTTTGGACTGTACCTATAAATGACATTGGCATTGGGATCACTGAACAAAAGGTATCCGCCCGGATGCCAGACAGGCCCTTCGGTAAATTGAAACCCTTCCGCCACTTTTTCAATCTTTTCGTCAAGGTCAATGACATCGGCCAGCTCAGGCTGAGAGACTACAAGTTCACCCAAACCTTTCCAGTCTTTATTGACCTTATACTCTTTATGAAAATCAACGGTTGCAGAACGAATCCAGATATAATTATCAGGAATATCCGCCAGTGGCCCGTTGATACCAAAGACCGCCAATTGAAAGGTC is a genomic window of Flagellimonas sp. CMM7 containing:
- a CDS encoding SMP-30/gluconolactonase/LRE family protein — its product is MKAFIITYKVHLAKCILLKGILIGLYLIAFSACRPGNTPEETASIVSVPKVPKVYKTIGKIERISSEIDAIIPKNAIIEVLGEGLVWAEGPLWIPEKEWVLCSDVKENRILKWSEEEGVQVYLEHSGFTGKETDSRERGSNGLALDKNGNLVLCQHGNRQVARMKASLESPKPDFEVLSGNYDGWRLNSPNDLVFNSKGDLYFTDPPYGLSEKMMNDPNKELPFQGVYRLDKEGKLILLTDKVSRPNGLAFSPDEKTLYVANTDGDNAAWLAFDVLEDGTLGTMEEILNVTDLIGKEVGFPDGVKVDNRGNIFTAGPGGLWIFSPEYKLIGKIKPGEWVSNCAFNNDYSELYITADSYLLRVKLHT
- a CDS encoding glucosidase codes for the protein MAKKNNAEELRLKENYSGKKKWLEWGPYLSERQWGTVREDYSEHGEAWDYFPHDHARSRVYRWGEDGIAGITDRHCAVCFAVTLWNGKDPILKERMYGLTGPEGNHGEDCKELYYYLDSTPTHSYMKHLYKYPQNEYPYADLSHTNRSRGKYDLEYELLDTGLFNENRYFDVYTEYAKGDDEDILVKVTIHNRGPKASEITVAPTLWLRNLWSFGQAEGVHNIKKKKNTAKYGAVELTHPKLGKYNLYFEKPAKWLFTNNETNHERLYGMENASPYVKDLFNDAIVNNDFELTDAVTEGTKFAPMYQKKVPSGKSVEFRLRFSKEELSGNPLTDKYDAIFESRQREADEFYGQFEKGSCKDTANIQRQAFAGMLWSKQYFNIDMETWMNGDPGQPEPPQQRKYGRNNNWMTLNNEDIISMPDKWEYPWYAVWDLAFHTVPLAMIDPEFAKDQLVLILREWYMAPNGQIPAYEWAFSDVNPPVHAWAAFKVYEIDKKKTGKGDIEFLKRVFNKLSLNFTWWVNRKDRNNNNVFQGGFLGLDNIGVFDRSSQIPGGGHLEQADGTAWMAMFSLNMLQMALEISMEDDSYEDMCTKFFEHFVYIASSLNRIGDNWSGSWDENDGFFYDILVLPGDNYIPIKVRSLVGLMTLNSVLVLPYEKLKKVKNFYAGVKWFRNNRKKHGKYLVVEEFKEGEDILLSLVPKKRMEKLLKALLDEKEFLSPYGIRALSKIHENPYQIMLEGQIFDVKYDPAESSTHLFGGNSNWRGPIWMPMNFLFVQSLLEYHKYYGDDFKVSCPAGVDQKFNLKELSHDLNNRLVNMFRKDENGDRPVHALHKEVYRDEHFKDLILFYEYFHGDNGRGVGATHQTGWTGCVAHLIDESCW
- a CDS encoding glycoside hydrolase family 15 protein — translated: MNYVPIENYGIVGNMQTVALVGNNGSIDWFCFPRFDSPSVFAKVLDSKKGGWFTITPIETEYKCKQFYWPDTNVLVTRFLTDDSVFQIVDYMPVGHDLPTKDDNYLVRKVNVIRGKVKLRVECRPAFDYGRQAHQTVLSEFGAAFHSDDLSLALSTQVPLKEKKGAIFAEIMLEEEESVNFSITEIQSGSSCTSCRSKDDIYTDFTTTVHFWRDWLKQCSYTGRWREMVHRSALTLKLLTYAPTGAIVAAPTCSLPEGIGGERNWDYRYTWIRDASFTVYAFMRIGFHQEAKEFMQWIQDRCEELNADGSLQIMYGIDGRHQLIEEHLDHLEGYRQSAPVRIGNGAYDQLQLDIYGELLDAVYLYNKHGELISYDFWKNLRKLVNWVADNWQRKDEGIWEVRGGQNHFVYSKLMSWVALDRAIRLADKRSFPADRDKWLKVRDDIYEEIMEKGWNEELQAFVQSYGSDTLDAANLMMPLVFFVSPKDERMLKTLDAMNRPPNKGGLVSDGLVFRYDVSLTEDGLVGEEGTFNICTFWMVEALTRAGRLEEARLLFEQMLGYANHLGLYSEETGATGEALGNYPQAFTHLALISAAYNLDKALA
- a CDS encoding SDR family oxidoreductase, producing MYQKPNERLAGQTAIVTGANSGIGEAVAMALGKDGANVVINYISNPEAAEELAQKLSNDSICGEAIAIKADVSKEDQVEHMFKQTIDHFGTVDICVPNAGLQRDYALHEMPLKEWQFVLDVNLTGQFLCSRAAIQEFLRRGMRPEISAALGKIIHMSSVHEVIPWAGHANYAATKGAIIMLMKSIAQEYGPQKVRANSIAPGAIQTPINREAWETPEALNKLNELIPYKRIGKPSDIGAAAAWLASDESDYVNGTTIFVDGAMTCYPGFTTNG
- a CDS encoding SMP-30/gluconolactonase/LRE family protein; the protein is MKLINFPLLVCCFSLFSWALLAQESREIVVDNPDVIVDLRTNKGVAMLKTEWRYSDAKIVDDTFGAPGPSKNDPLYLYPTGKPMPTWNIEPKAGGKDYDDTAWEKLGATTLEERRCPGRLCFNWYRLKITIPNDIDGFDPTGSTVFFEIVIDDYSEIWINGELNKTFGQSGNGIVKGFNARNRVILTDDAKPGETFQLAVFGINGPLADIPDNYIWIRSATVDFHKEYKVNKDWKGLGELVVSQPELADVIDLDEKIEKVAEGFQFTEGPVWHPGGYLLFSDPNANVIYRYSPKTKNVEVYITKSGYTGTDIGKIHQPGSNGLTLDQNGRLFVAQHGNRRIIKHERKGPITVIADNHRGKRLNSPNDLVLKSDGTLYFTDPPYGLEKAYDDPKKETPYQGVYRVKNGKVELLSDKIGGPNGIAFSPDEKYLYVSNWDIRDIMNSKTLYRFPVKADGSLGEIELFYEMDQTNGAEALDGMKIDLKGNIYVSAPGGIWIISPKGKLLGKIIGPERPANLAWGDDGKTLYLAAHSSLYKIRTKIGGKMPGFKN